Proteins co-encoded in one Aspergillus flavus chromosome 2, complete sequence genomic window:
- a CDS encoding putative amino acid transporter gives MASSDVKDIEHGLDRRDNESEKPPFEDNLKEEPPQLAVDAFGAEETAEVKYKTLDWWYVQCGILMIAETVSVGVLSLPATLASIGLIPAIILIVGLGIVTTYSGYTIAQFRHKYPYVHSMADAGFILMGPIGRHIIEVGQLLFFLFACGSHLLTFTVMMNTLTDHGTCSIVFGVVGLVLSLIFSLPRTMKNVSWLAVTSFLSIFSAVVITMIGVGIERPGYDQFQLTRKTSFVNGFTAVTNIVFAYCGHPAFFGFIAEMKNPHDFPKSLCMLQGFEIILYTVASAVIYRYAGQDVASPALGSAGPVVRKVAYGVAIPTIVIAGVVLGHVAIKNVYVRMLRGTELMHKRNWKSIGVWIGLAVVFWVIAWVIAEAIPVFSNLLSLVSALFVSWFTFGLPGVFWLYIYKGQYFASPMKIFLTLCNVCLFIFGVMICALGLWVSGVAIHNDKSHGSFTCANNAI, from the exons ATGGCGTCGTCTGATGTCAAAGATATTGAACATGGCTTGGATCGGAGGGACAATGAATCGGAGAAGCCTCCTTTCGAGGACAACCTGAAGGAGGAGCCGCCCCAGCTCGCAGTGGACGCCTTTGGTGCTGAAGAGACGGCGGAGGTCAAGTACAAGACTTTGGACTGGTGGTATGT GCAATGTGGAATCC TCATGATCGCTGAAACAGTCTCTGTCGGTGTCTTGTCACTGCCAGCCACTCTTGCTTCCATTGGTCTTATCCC GGCAatcattctcatcgtcgGTCTCGGTATCGTTACCACCTACTCGGGTTATACCATCGCACAATTCCGACACAAATATCCCTACGTGCACAGCATGGCTGATGCAGGTTTCATCCTCATGGGTCCCATCGGTCGCCACATCATCGAAGTCGGACAGCTGCTGTTCTTCCTGTTCGCGTGTGGCAGTCACCTGTTGACCTTCACCGTCATGATGAACACCCTAACCGACCACGGTACATGTTCCATTGTGTTCGGTGTTGTCGGCCTGGTTCTctccttgatcttctccttgcccCGAACCATGAAGAATGTCTCCTGGCTCGCCGTGACCT CCTTCCTGAGTATCTTCAGCGCCGTCGTCATCACGATGATTGGTGTTGGCATCGAGCGCCCCGGATATGACCAGTTCCAGCTCACTCGCAAGACAAGCTTCGTCAACGGTTTCACCGCGGTCACCAACATTGTTTTTGCGTACT GTGGTCATCCCGCCTTCTTTGGTTTCATCGCGGAGATGAAGAACCCACATGATTTCCCCAAGTCCCTGTGCATGCTACAGGGCTTCGAAATCATCCTGTACACCGTCGCATCGGCCGTCATCTACCGTTACGCCGGACAGGACGTCGCCTCTCCCGCTCTGGGCTCCGCTGGTCCAGTGGTGCGGAAAGTCGCCTACGGTGTTGCCATCCCAACCATTGTCATCGCCGGTGTGGTTCTGGGCCACGTGGCCATCAAGAACGTTTACGTGCGCATGCTTCGTGGAACCGAGTTGATGCATAAGCGGAATTGGAAGAGCATTGGTGTCTGGATCGGTTTGGCCGTCGTCTTCTGGGTCATTGCCTGGGTCATTGCCGAGGCCATCCCCGTGTTCAGCAACCTGCTCAGTCTGGTCAGCGCTCTCTTTGTCAGTTGGTTCACTTTCGGTCTTCCCGGTGTCTTTTGGCTTTACATCTACAAAGGCCAGTACTTCGCCTCGCCGATGAAGATCTTCCTCACCCTGTGCAACGTGTGCTTGTTTATTTTCGGTGTCATGATCTGTGCCCTGGGTCTCTGGGTTTCCGGCGTGGCAATCCACAACGACAAATCTCACGGCAGCTTCACCTGCGCCAATAACGCCATTTAA